One Pseudoalteromonas rubra genomic window, AATAAATACTATATCCTGGATCTGAAACAACAGAACTCTCTGGTAAAGTGGTCTGTTGATCAGGGCCATACCGTGTTTATGATTTCATGGAAAAACCCGGATGCCAGTATGGCTGATGTGGGTTTTGAAGACTATATCGTAGATGGGGTCATTGCGGCGCTGGATGCCATTGAAAAGCAAACCGGTGAAGCGTATGTCAATGCCGTGGGCTACTGCATTGCGGGTACGCTGGTCACCACAGCGATGGCGTACTTTGTCTCGAAACGCATGAAGCACCGTATCAAAAGTGCCACCTTGTTAACGACCCTGTTGGATTTCTCGCAGCCCGGCGAGATTGGCGTATTTGTTAATGAACCAACGATTTCTGCGCTGGAAAAGTACAACCTGCAAAATGGCATCATGCATGGCCACTTGCTGGGTGTCTCATTCAGCATGCTGCGCGAAAACAGCCTGTACTGGAACTACTACGTTAATAACTACCTAAAAGGTGAGGCCCCCATGGATCTGGATCTGCTGTACTGGAACGGCGACAGCACCAACCTCACCGCAAAATGTCATAACTTTATGCTGCGCGACCTGTATCTGGAAAACCGCCTCGTACAACCTCGCGAAATTGAAGTCAGAGGCACTAAGATAGACCTCAGTAAAGTCAAGCAGCCTATCTATATGTTATCAACACGGGACGACCATATTGCCCTGTGGCAAGCCACTTTCCAGGGTATTCAGCACACCAGTGCAAAAACCACATTTGTATTGGGTGAGTCAGGCCACATTGCCGGTGTGATCAACCCACCAGCCGCCGAGAAATATGGTTTCTGGTATGGCCCGGAAGCAACCGGTGAAGCCAATGCCTGGCTGGACAAAGCCAAGCATCAGAGTGGCTCATGGTGGCCACACTGGGGTAAATGGTTAAGCCAGTATACCGACGAGAAAGTGCCCAAGCGCGTTACCAGCAGCAAAACTAACCCAGGCATTTATGCTGCGCCCGGTGAATACGTTAAAGTTAAAATCTAACCAACTAAGAGGCTGCCAATTGGCAGCCTTTATTTTTGCCGGAACAGCTCACGACTTTTGGCAGACATCATATGTAAACCACTCAATCTGACGGCCTGCTTGCTTAATCTTGGAAAATCCTGACGTAGCTTATAACTGTGATAAAGATTACTGAAAATACTGCTGCGAGAGAGCCTGTCCAGCTGACCCAGAAACAGCTTTGCGCTGTCTGGCTGTCCCGCTGGTGCCTTCGCTCTGCAACAGGTCTGATAACGCTTGAGCAAACTCACCAAAGTCAGGGTCGGGTCTTTTTGTCGCAATGCCAGATCTGCTTCTATAAAAAATGCCGCGCCACTCCAGTAAACACGCGCATGAGCCCTGAGCCGCCACATATCCTCACTGACCCGGGCAAGCGGACCTGGTGTCTCCCAGGTGCCCAATCGACCCCGCTCCAGGCCAGCCATGACCCGCTGTACGTACTCATCACTGGTGATCACACCGCCGTGCAGCATAATGACGTTTTGTAAATAGGTGGCAAGCCCTTCTGCTAACCAGAAGTCCGGATAATCGAGCAAAGGATGATATAAGTGGGCCAGCTCATGATACAGGGTCCAGTCACTGAGCAGCTGCTGCTGCGTCGCGAAATAGCTGATATGCAACTCAATTCCATCCACTTCCGAGCGGTTTACGGCCCCCCAGGGGACCGGCTCACTACTCAAATACACGTTTTGTAACTTCACTGGCAGATGAGGTTGTGCCAGGGGACCTAAAGTCTGCTCGGTCGTTTTTAGCCCCTGACTCAGCCAACTCTTGACAATGGCTTGCTGCTTCGCATCCAGTACATGCAAATCCTGGTAAACCACTTCCGTGGCCCAGCTCTGCGAGCACAGTAATATCGCCACTATCAATCCACGCATCATGCCTCCTGTCCGCCTCTGTCTCTCACCATAACATACACGAGGTATTTGTGACGTGCAGTAATAGTCTATCATTCAGCGGGCAACACACCGTATCGCGAGTAAATTAACAATGTTGAGAATTTAATTGTTATTGACAATAGACGAAATTCAACTACCATACAATTATATGTGACGAATCGTCATATATAATGAAATAAACAGACTATACAGGTAAATATGGCACCCAAAGTACTAGATGAATTCAGCCTTAGAGCACGAGAGCAGGAAATTATTGACGCGACCATTGTGTTGATTGACAAGCTCGGCGTGGAGAATATCACCATGGACAAGGTAGTCGCGGCTGTTTCCTATTCTAAAGGTACCGTGTATAAACACTTTCTTGGTAAAGAAGATTTGTTTTTGGCAATTGGTAATCAGGCCATCGCCATTATGTACGATTTATTCAGCCGGGCGGCGCAACATCAGGGTTGCCCGCGTGAACGTATGCTGCTGTTAAATATCTCGTACTTGATTTATGCCATCTTACACCCGGCTTTGTTTAAAAGTGTGCAGTGTGCAAGAAGCCCCAATGTGTATGGCAAATCGAGCGAAAAACGCTTGCAAGAGCAGGAGCGGCTCGAAGCCCAGGTGATGGGTGCTACTATGGGGATTATTGAGGATGCCATAGCACAAAAGCAACTGACTTTGCCTGCGCATATGACAATGCATCAAGTGTGTTTTGCTATCTGGTCACAAAATTTTGGCACCATTTCACTGCTGTCAAACGAAGTGGAACAATGTAGTGGCGCATCAGGTATGGTTGTGGAACGCGAGTTGCTTAACCAGGCAAACCTGCTATTTGATGGCATGCAATGGCTTCCCGCAACCCGAGAGCATAACTATCGTCAGCAGATTGAAC contains:
- the phaC gene encoding class I poly(R)-hydroxyalkanoic acid synthase gives rise to the protein MDTDNTDLNKTLTAWWQYNQDLYTIFSNNLLKENPVQQALNEQSARDFGVWLNEIAKQPETFVQHQFGWWQEQIKIMQQTWGQGFDTEQPDIIEAERGDRRFKAEEWRDNPWFNYIKQSYLLFGQSLLSSIRETPGLDDKLKERLEFFARQVVNSISPSNFISTNPELLKLTLDSKGENLIKGLDMFKKDLAKSGDMLRISMTDEHAFELGKDIATTPGRVIFQNHLFELIQYDATTKDVFKTPLLIVPPYVNKYYILDLKQQNSLVKWSVDQGHTVFMISWKNPDASMADVGFEDYIVDGVIAALDAIEKQTGEAYVNAVGYCIAGTLVTTAMAYFVSKRMKHRIKSATLLTTLLDFSQPGEIGVFVNEPTISALEKYNLQNGIMHGHLLGVSFSMLRENSLYWNYYVNNYLKGEAPMDLDLLYWNGDSTNLTAKCHNFMLRDLYLENRLVQPREIEVRGTKIDLSKVKQPIYMLSTRDDHIALWQATFQGIQHTSAKTTFVLGESGHIAGVINPPAAEKYGFWYGPEATGEANAWLDKAKHQSGSWWPHWGKWLSQYTDEKVPKRVTSSKTNPGIYAAPGEYVKVKI
- a CDS encoding M61 family metallopeptidase, translated to MRGLIVAILLCSQSWATEVVYQDLHVLDAKQQAIVKSWLSQGLKTTEQTLGPLAQPHLPVKLQNVYLSSEPVPWGAVNRSEVDGIELHISYFATQQQLLSDWTLYHELAHLYHPLLDYPDFWLAEGLATYLQNVIMLHGGVITSDEYVQRVMAGLERGRLGTWETPGPLARVSEDMWRLRAHARVYWSGAAFFIEADLALRQKDPTLTLVSLLKRYQTCCRAKAPAGQPDSAKLFLGQLDRLSRSSIFSNLYHSYKLRQDFPRLSKQAVRLSGLHMMSAKSRELFRQK
- a CDS encoding TetR/AcrR family transcriptional regulator; protein product: MAPKVLDEFSLRAREQEIIDATIVLIDKLGVENITMDKVVAAVSYSKGTVYKHFLGKEDLFLAIGNQAIAIMYDLFSRAAQHQGCPRERMLLLNISYLIYAILHPALFKSVQCARSPNVYGKSSEKRLQEQERLEAQVMGATMGIIEDAIAQKQLTLPAHMTMHQVCFAIWSQNFGTISLLSNEVEQCSGASGMVVERELLNQANLLFDGMQWLPATREHNYRQQIELALQKVFPSELALMKAMGRELSFE